The genomic window AATGCCATCGATGACTATGTTCGCATTGACGAAGACCTCATCCTTGAGTGTGTGTGTGACAATTCACCAAAGCTGCGATCAAGATCTATGGAATGGAGTACTAGAGCGCTCCCACTGATGAAAATACTGAGATGCCCATGGTAGAAAGTGAATAAAAAGGTCCTCCGATGATGTTTGGATCCATTGACTTCATGCATTGGACATGGAATAATTGTCTAGTAGCATGGCAATATGAGTACAAAGGGCATTGTCATGATTCAAACATCACTCAGTAGCATCACATGATCTGTGAATTTGGCACTCATACTTTGGGATGCCTGACTCTCACAATGACCTCAAATGTTCTCCAGTGGTTTACTCTTTTTGCAAGGCTTGTTACCGGTGGCTCTCCACCTTGCAATTATGCTTACAATGGCCACGAGTACAACATTGGATATTACCTTCTCGGTGGTATCTATCCTTCATGGGGCatatttatgaagacaattcaacATCCTTGACACAATAAGAGATCTCATTTTGCAGCGTGTCGAGAATCTACTAGAAAGAATGTTGAGATAGCTTTTGGTGTGCATAAAAAATGCGTTGTGATTATCCATGCACCAGCTAAGTATTGGAAGCCTCGGACCTTGTGGCAGATCATGACAACATGTGTTATCTTGCATGACATGATCACCGAGGATGAGAGAGGACCCCAGAGAACTTGCAGTTTCACTATAATGGTGTCATGGTGGTGCTGGAACGTCACCCAAACATGATCCTAGCATTCCTCCAAGCACACTAAAGGATCAAGAACCAAGAAACTAATGACCAACTTCAATAAGATCTTATTGGGCATCGCTGGCAACTTCATAACACTTGGTCCTTATGCTTTTATCATATTTATAGTCATATGGATTGTATGTCATGTTTGAGATGGAATGATTAAATTTGATATGTATTTGAATTGTGTGTACTTGAATTCTCATGTTCTGAATTAATATGTTACGAAAATATATGTTTAAACGATTTTTGTATGCAAATATTTCGATGAGTTGACAAAAAATCATTTTGGGAAATAAGTTTTGGGTATCGTCAGATAAGAAGGTTTAATTTTCGGTAATGTTACCCGGCTAACATCAGCtgggagggtgggggggggggggcaagcgaATGTCATTTGATTACAATTTTAGTTGTGGGGAAAGATCAGACGATGACAATTTTTAAACAAAATCTGCCTTCTCGGGAAGAAAATGCCACCCCTCGCCACTTCCTACCACAAAGTCAGTTCGCATATGCCACCCTCCCTGGCGAAAGTCAGCCAGATAAGAGGGTCCTTAACTTTGATGAAAATAGAAAATTAAAGAACGGATGATAAGAGGAATTATGAGGAATCGACTGTGATGCTCTAATAAGCTTAAGTCCGTAACTTTTGCGTAGCTTTATTCCGTTGACGTAGCATTGCTATCAAAGTATCAAGTAAGATAGGTCTCTCTGTTGTAGACGTGACACAAGAACCTGGATCCCTGCTGGATGCTGTGTGAACTGTGAACACGGTGGCTGCTGACTGCCGTAGAAAGAAGAGGACAGTGACATTGCCGTTTGACTTCAAAACATCGATATTTCACGTCTCTCACAAAAACTGAAAAAACTGTATTTCACAAGGGACCATAAACAGCAACATGCGGATTATCACAAATAAGCGAGCAAACCAAACCCGTACGTACCAGAAGCAGCATAAAgcaccctcaaaaaaaaaaaacagcacAAAGCCGGCGTGCGTACGTGCACCGAACACGGCCAAAAGCCCAAAACACACGGGCGGCCGTGCGACGCGATCGTATCACCCATTGTACACGTGGAGCACGTAGTATGGGCGCTCTTCAGACCTCACACGTCGGCCGGCGACCCGTCGACGGGGACGGTGTGCCTTGACTGGCTGCCCGACGCCGCCCTCCGACCGCCCTCGCGCACGCTGTTCTCCGCGAAACGCTCGGTCGCGGCGCTGTACCCCTTGGCCCGCTCCTCCTCGGTCCACTCCTGGCTGTAGTACTCCTCCGCCGTCGCCCCCTTCCGCGGCCCGGCGAACATGCCGCCCCACTGCGGGAAGTAGATGAGCGTGATGGGCAGCGTGCACGCCAGGATCATCAGCCCCATGTACATGATCCCCGTCTCCGTCTTGTACGTGGTGCCGCGGAAGAAGATGACCTGCGTCAGCACGGCCCCCACGTTGCCGCCCCCGCCGGTCATTCCGGAGATGAGCCCCAGCGACCGCCGCGAGACGAACGGCACGATGCCGAAGGTGAGCCCGCACGCGGCCTGCACGAAGAAGGAGAAGAGTATCATGACGGCCACCGACGCGCCGAACGAGTAGTCGACGACGCCGAGCACCACGCAGAGGATGCCGCCGATGGTCTGCACGATCCACAGTCCCCACAGCCTGCCGCGCATGCCGAACCGGTCGGAGAGCCAGTCGGACATGAGCCCGCCGCCGGGGCGGGAGATGATGTTGGCCATCCCGAAGCTGGCGGCGATGAGTCCGGCCGTGTGGAGGTTCACGTCGAAGCGGTCGTAGAAGTACTGCGCCACGATGTTGTCGACGGCGAGCTCGACGCCGAAGCAGTAGCCGTAGGTGAGCGCCAGGATCCAGGCCCGGTAGTTGGTGACCGCGTGGCGCAGCACGTTGCCGAAGCTGTCCTTGTGCATCTCCCCGCTCTTGTGCAGCTTACGGTAGTTGCCGTCCGGCATGTCCTGCCCGAACGCCAGCACGGCGATGGCCGAGAACGTCTGCATGATGCCCGGGATGAAGAAGGCGACGCGCCACGCGACGAAGTCCGTGCTGCCGATCTTGCGGACGACCTCGAACACGAGCGGCATGATGAACTGCACGGCGCCCCCGCCGAGGTTGCCCCAGCCGCCGGCGACGCCGTTGGCCAGCCCCACCTTGGGCGACGAGAACATGGAGCTCATCCAGAACTGCGTGGACACGAAGGAGGCGAGCGAGAAGCCCGTGAAGAAGCGCACGAGCAGGAACGACGACGCGGAGTCGATGATGGCGGAGCAGTACACCGCGGGGGTGGTGAGCAGTATGATGGCCGCGGACGCCAGGCGGGGCCCGACCAGGTCGCAGGCCGTGCCCATGGCGAGACGCGCGAACACGGCTCCCGACACGGACGCGATCCCGGCGTTGCCGATGTCCTTGCCCGTGAGGCCGAGGTTGTCCCGGATGAGCGGCAGgagcggcggcgcggcgaaggtggagacgaagcagcagaagaagGAGAACCACGAGAGGTGGAAAGCGCTCATGTGCGGCCTCGCGAACGAGAAGAGCCAGAACTCGGTGGCCTTGTTGTCGGAGTCCACCGGGATCCTGAACTTGCCCTTGGGCGCCGCCTGCACCCCCATCGCCGCCGGCTTCGACTCCCCCTCCATCTCACTGGCTACCTTTGCTGCTGCTACGACTGTGTTGGCAACTTGGTGTGTAATGCAGTACAGTCTCAGCGGCGCGTCGAGTATATATAGAGCAGCCGGAGCCGGAGCGGCGCTCGATCGGTGCGCGCGGCGTAGCGCAACGGTTGGGGACGGCGAGAGGGCATGGGGGGATGAATAAAGATTGCGGTGGTGATCGAACGGGGTCAGTGGAAGGCCGGCACCGCTGTGGTGTGGAGTGCTCGCGTCGCGGACTCGCGGTTCTCCGAGGAAGATATACGGGGTTTTGTTCGCGAGCTGGTAGTTTTCTTTTGAGTTAATACCACTATTCATACATAAACTTGTAGGGGTGGGAACAGTTTCATACAAAAACTAAAAAACCCCACAAAACTAGCCCTCCAACTTGTCTGCTGTAACAAATTCATACAAAACAACTGTGGATgcgacatttggcatgccacgcTGGA from Triticum aestivum cultivar Chinese Spring chromosome 3B, IWGSC CS RefSeq v2.1, whole genome shotgun sequence includes these protein-coding regions:
- the LOC123065545 gene encoding high-affinity nitrate transporter 2.3-like, translating into MEGESKPAAMGVQAAPKGKFRIPVDSDNKATEFWLFSFARPHMSAFHLSWFSFFCCFVSTFAAPPLLPLIRDNLGLTGKDIGNAGIASVSGAVFARLAMGTACDLVGPRLASAAIILLTTPAVYCSAIIDSASSFLLVRFFTGFSLASFVSTQFWMSSMFSSPKVGLANGVAGGWGNLGGGAVQFIMPLVFEVVRKIGSTDFVAWRVAFFIPGIMQTFSAIAVLAFGQDMPDGNYRKLHKSGEMHKDSFGNVLRHAVTNYRAWILALTYGYCFGVELAVDNIVAQYFYDRFDVNLHTAGLIAASFGMANIISRPGGGLMSDWLSDRFGMRGRLWGLWIVQTIGGILCVVLGVVDYSFGASVAVMILFSFFVQAACGLTFGIVPFVSRRSLGLISGMTGGGGNVGAVLTQVIFFRGTTYKTETGIMYMGLMILACTLPITLIYFPQWGGMFAGPRKGATAEEYYSQEWTEEERAKGYSAATERFAENSVREGGRRAASGSQSRHTVPVDGSPADV